In Piliocolobus tephrosceles isolate RC106 chromosome 4, ASM277652v3, whole genome shotgun sequence, the following are encoded in one genomic region:
- the ATG12 gene encoding LOW QUALITY PROTEIN: ubiquitin-like protein ATG12 (The sequence of the model RefSeq protein was modified relative to this genomic sequence to represent the inferred CDS: deleted 1 base in 1 codon) yields MTSQEHQVSLWNWVPLLRRFLCDALWRKARPLHALNRYFRSPVSPSKMAEELQSMLQLPPSGAAGGEGLTEVSPETTTPEPPSSAAVSPGTEEPAGDTKKKIDILLKAVGDTPIMKTKKWAVERTRTIQGLIDFIKKFLKLVASEQLFIYVNQSFAPSPDQEVGTLYECFGSDGKLVLHYCKSQAWG; encoded by the exons ATGACTAGCCAGGAACACCAAGTTTCACTGTGGAATTGGGTTCCCCTACTCCGGCGCTTCCTTTGCGACGCTCTCTGGAGAAAA GCACGCCCACTGCACGCGCTCAATCGCTACTTCCGCTCTCCAGTCTCTCCAAGCAAGATGGCGGAGGAGCTGCAGTCTATGTTGCAGCTTCCTCCCTCAGGTGCTGCTGGAGGGGAAGGACTTACGGAGGTCTCCCCAGAAACAACCACCCCGGAGCCCCCGTCTTCCGCTGCAGTTTCCCCGGGAACAGAGGAACCTGCTGGCGACACcaagaaaaaaa tTGACATTTTGCTAAAGGCTGTGGGAGATACTCCTATTATGAAAACAAAGAAGTGGGCAGTAGAGCGAACCCGAACCATCCAAGGACTCATTGACTTCATCAAAAAGTTTCTTAAACTTGTGGCCTCAGAACAGTTG TTTATTTATGTGAATCAGTCCTTTGCTCCTTCCCCAGACCAAGAAGTTGGAACTCTGtatgag tgttttgGCAGTGATGGTAAACTGGTTTTACATTACTGCAAGTCTCAGGCATGGGGATGA